The Humulus lupulus chromosome 3, drHumLupu1.1, whole genome shotgun sequence genome window below encodes:
- the LOC133822240 gene encoding uncharacterized protein LOC133822240 encodes MDNPEEHPEEELEDNADEGIDVEEAGTEDPTTKKKISRQIKGIVRLEKIIADKIKGIKINLRFNKRGQSIGTPERVLQCYLGMQAKSMVSITYDNWHDVPAATLENVWKDVNLAFHLNEGMRKEVMSLVGIKWRAFKTFLTRRFLAPFITNPHLLEDNPIALDVPPKRYSIPEEEWKIFVTKRKSKEFQEFSKKQKERRAALEYPHRSSRRSYKEIEFDLQTKLGIDEPIDRSILWKEARKDASGNYVNERDKLIGDAIDDLLDQRNEGTLVEVGTNDILTQVLGKKEHPGRVRGQSRGVTQRDYFLKPAGGFSGLQQYQFQFQQHQSQKYLDDFKKLEQSFEQRLRSQAEQFEAERKREREERE; translated from the exons ATGGACAATCCTGAAGAGCATCCCGAAGAGGAACTTGAAGACAATGCAGACGAAGGCATTGATGTAGAAGAGGCTGGTACTGAAGATCCAACGACAAAGAAGAAGATAAGTAGGCAAATTAAGGGGATAGTGCGATTGGAAAAAATAATTGCTGACAAAATCAAAGGGATAAAGATAAATTTAAGGTTTAACAAGAGAGGGCAATCAATTGGAACTCCGGAGAGAGTGTTACAATGCTATTTGGGGATGCAAGCAAAGTCAATGGTGTCGATTACATATGATAATTGGCATGATGTTCCTGCTGCAACTTTAGAGAATGTTTGGAAAGATGTAAAT CTAGCTTTTCATCTTAATGAGGGAATGAGAAAGGAAGTGATGAGTTTAGTAGGCATCAAGTGGAGGGCATTCAAAACATTTTTGACTAGAAGATTTTTAGCACCTTTCATTACCAACCCACATTTATTGGAAGATAATCCCATTGCATTAGATGTGCCTCCAAAAAGATATAGCATTCCTGAGGAAGAATGGAAAATCTTCGTCACcaaaagaaaaagtaaagaatTTCAA GAATttagtaaaaaacaaaaagagaggcGTGCTGCTTTGGAGTATCCTCATCGTTCATCACGACGCAGTTATAAAGAAATAGAATTTGACCTT CAAACTAAATTAGGCATAGATGAACCAATAGACCGATCTATACTTTGGAAGGAGGCAAGGAAAGATGCATCGGGAAATTATGTAAATGAACGTGACAAGCTTATAGGAGATGCCATT GATGACCTTCTAGATCAAAGAAATGAGGGGACACTTGTAGAAGTTGGGACAAATGATATATTGACACAAGTGTTAGGGAAAAAGGAGCATCCTGGTAGAGTAAGAGGCCAAAGTCGTGGCGTTACACAAAGAGACTACTTTTTGAAGCCAGCAGGAGGTTTTAGTGGACTTCAACAATATCAATTTCAATTTCAACAACACCAATCGCAAAAATACTTAGATGActttaaaaagttagagcaatcgTTTGAGCAAAGACTACGTAGTCAAGCTGAACAATTTGAAGCAGAACgaaaaagagaaagagaagaacgaGAATGA
- the LOC133822239 gene encoding uncharacterized protein LOC133822239, producing MATSGTIHCVDLREGNYRVRVDECCNNDAKLIFPIKDEIIFVCHAVSYFVEWPSHLIIPYDSNLLPKKTKKQKRNSSPIPNAPMTQDKSHPSQRLPSQNEVVSSKASASILFKIPSGVPHSLKCLLTTVKYVEPSFMVKVPMDFEILGHENDLYISQEDIVHFGLMEEIGASCISLYIRILYFQLVKREISHFFRFVEPIWLSNVGSTEEERVEWISKRMIDSNPGQMWLFSYHKGNHWMLIIMDFDHQLCYFLDSLDNFPPDEIKSLISRVFQHFRTNNAKTKEVAWRTVKCPRQPSKSVQCGFYVMRMMKDFVTNEFSMRWLTSKCGGKNSYTKDEINEVREEWAQCVMDLMSTT from the exons ATGGCAACAAGCGGAACAATTCATTGTGTTGACTTAAGAgagggtaactatcgtgtgcGGGTGGATGAGTGCTGCAATAATGATGCTAAACTTATTTTTCCTATTAAGGATGAGATCATTTTTGTATGTCATGCTGTCAGTTACTTTGTTGAGTGGCCATCTCATCTGATCATTCCATACGATTCAAATTTG CTACCTAAGAAGACAAAGAAGCAAAAAAGAAATAGTTCACCAATACCTAATGCCCCAATGACACAAGACAAGTCTCATCCTTCCCAAAGACTTCCTAGTCAAAATGAAGTAGTGTCAAGTAAAGCTAGTGCCTCGATACTCTTCAAGATTCCTAGTGGGGTTCCTCACTCTCTCAAGTGTTTATTAACTACTGTGAAGTATGTGGAGCCAAGTTTCATGGTCAAAGTTCCGATGGATTTCGAGATATTAGGTCATGAGAATGATTTATATATCTCACAAGAAGATATAGTCCACTTTGGCTTAATGGAGGAGATTGGAGCATCATGTATATCGTTATATATCAG gATTTTATACTTCCAATTAGTGAAAAGAGAGATCAGTCACTTTTTTCGTTTTGTTGAGCCAATTTGGTTATCAAATGTTGGATCTACTGAAGAAGAACGAGTTGAATGGATATCAAAGCGTATGATTGATTCAAATCCAGGTCAAATGTGGTTGTTTTCATATCATAAGGG AAATCATTGGATGCTTATAATAATGGATTTTGATCACCAATTGTGCTATTTCCTGGATTCTCTTGACAATTTTCCACCAGATGAAATCAAATCTCTCATTTCTCG TGTTTTTCAACATTTTCGCACAAATAATGCGAAAACTAAGGAAGTCGCATGGAGAACTGTTAAGTGTCCTCGTCAACCATCAAAATCAGTACAATGTGGATTctatgttatgaggatgatgaaagacttcgtgacaaatgagttttcaatgcgatggctaactagtaaa tgtggcgggaagaattcttacacaaaggatgagatcaatgaagtacgtgaagaatgggcacaatgcgttatggatttgatgagtacTACATAA